The Bacteroidales bacterium genome includes a window with the following:
- the leuB gene encoding 3-isopropylmalate dehydrogenase, whose product MEMNIAVLPGDGIGPEIVETALEATKAICEKFGHKLSYKHALVGACAIDATGNPYPEETHKICMESDAVLFGAIGDPKYDNNPSAKVRPEQGLLGMRKQLGLYANIRPVSTMPQLIHKSPLRQDVVAGTDLMCIRELTGGIYFGRPQGRSEDGNIAYDTCVYSREEIERIVRLAYTYAMQRRKKVTVVDKANVLCTSRLWREVAQEISKEYPEVETEYMFVDNAAMQLVQWPSRFDVMVTENMFGDILTDEASVITGSLGMLPSASVGLYTSVFEPIHGSYPQAAGKDIANPLATILSAALMFEYAFGLMEEGKLIREAVSASIDAGVVTVDIAQGEKAYKTSEVGKWIVDYIKNK is encoded by the coding sequence ATGGAAATGAATATAGCCGTATTGCCCGGCGATGGAATTGGTCCAGAAATTGTAGAGACCGCATTAGAGGCAACAAAAGCGATATGTGAAAAATTTGGTCATAAATTATCATATAAACATGCACTTGTAGGTGCTTGTGCAATTGATGCAACTGGCAATCCATACCCAGAAGAGACTCACAAGATATGTATGGAATCAGATGCCGTTTTGTTTGGTGCAATTGGTGATCCTAAATATGACAACAATCCTTCGGCAAAAGTACGCCCAGAGCAAGGTCTTTTGGGTATGAGAAAACAATTAGGATTGTATGCAAATATTCGCCCAGTTTCAACAATGCCTCAATTAATACACAAGTCTCCTCTTCGCCAAGATGTTGTAGCAGGAACTGACTTGATGTGTATTAGAGAACTTACCGGAGGTATATATTTTGGACGTCCTCAAGGAAGAAGTGAAGATGGTAATATTGCATACGATACATGTGTATATTCTCGTGAAGAGATTGAGAGAATTGTTCGTTTGGCATATACATACGCTATGCAACGCAGAAAAAAAGTTACAGTTGTTGATAAAGCAAATGTGCTTTGTACTTCAAGACTATGGAGAGAGGTTGCTCAAGAAATTTCAAAAGAATATCCCGAAGTTGAAACAGAGTATATGTTTGTTGATAATGCTGCAATGCAACTTGTTCAATGGCCTTCTCGATTTGATGTTATGGTGACAGAAAATATGTTTGGTGACATATTAACCGATGAGGCTTCTGTTATCACTGGTTCGCTTGGTATGCTTCCTTCTGCTTCGGTTGGATTATATACATCAGTGTTTGAACCTATACATGGTTCATACCCTCAAGCAGCAGGTAAAGATATTGCAAACCCATTGGCAACTATATTGTCAGCAGCATTAATGTTTGAGTATGCTTTTGGTTTGATGGAGGAAGGTAAACTAATTAGAGAAGCAGTATCTGCGTCAATTGATGCAGGAGTTGTTACTGTTGATATTGCTCAAGGAGAAAAAGCCTATAAAACATCAGAAGTTGGTAAATGGATAGTTGATTATATCAAAAACAAATAA
- a CDS encoding ComEC/Rec2 family competence protein, with translation MTKNEGFLRLSEAPFLKYLIPFVVGILLQTVFDGGVVIALSILFVSTIFFYLYYSAKLSKTKFIRRKYFGYAIFSLIISLGVFNANISSKSSSTTLPEVDDYAIAHILETTEKEKSFECKSKIIKFGGIEENISDFNAVLYIQKDSLSRMLSKNDILIFEQNLQPIKFSKNPYSIDYSAILEKQGFCYSQYLTSNSWRKIDNIKNNSFYDKSDEIKNKFTDAINIIQISDNSKMLIRAMLLGDTSLISKDTRNSYSSSGLSHILAVSGLHIGIIAFILYLLLYPFKWIKLSYVRPLVTLLTLWGYTYIIGFPPSAVRATIMASFVLLGEIINRKGTTVNSLFAAALFMLVYNPNNLFNMGFQLSFIAVFSIFYIYPFIYRLLPNNNKFTSYIASIVAVTVAAQIGTLPLSIYYFNQLPLIGIISNLFVIPFLPFILGVSILALIINISFLNKIVDISFSYIDFIANFTNSIPYSSINNIHIEGYYLVLLYIIIFGGIWALKDKSSKMVVMLLLFISIYCLIEIFIIDDSKKCKTAIYDDNEITAINFIDDKYNYILTIDTTNVANKVEYMAKNLWIREAVPDVIYKQDSIFEDNLYVTLPYISYKGDKYLILNSDYFKYNKLSEGKRLFINKAIICEGFSGSLLSLMDIFVFEEIVIASNLNHFKRNSIIKECKTLKIPYYDIKDKGAYVQYE, from the coding sequence ATGACAAAAAATGAGGGGTTTCTGAGACTATCTGAAGCCCCTTTTCTTAAATATCTCATACCGTTTGTTGTAGGTATTTTATTACAAACAGTATTTGACGGTGGAGTAGTTATTGCTCTATCAATACTTTTTGTGTCAACAATATTTTTCTATTTATACTATTCTGCAAAGTTGTCAAAAACAAAGTTCATTCGTAGAAAATATTTTGGTTATGCAATCTTCTCTCTTATAATTTCATTAGGAGTATTTAATGCAAATATCTCTTCTAAATCTTCATCTACTACCCTACCCGAAGTTGACGACTATGCCATTGCTCATATTTTAGAAACAACAGAGAAAGAAAAATCATTTGAATGTAAATCTAAAATAATTAAGTTTGGTGGTATTGAAGAGAATATAAGTGATTTTAATGCTGTTTTATATATTCAAAAAGATTCTCTTTCTAGGATGTTATCGAAGAACGACATTCTTATTTTTGAGCAGAATCTTCAACCTATAAAATTTTCAAAGAATCCCTACTCTATTGACTATTCAGCAATTTTAGAAAAGCAAGGATTTTGTTATTCTCAGTACCTTACAAGTAATAGTTGGAGAAAGATTGACAATATTAAGAATAATTCTTTCTATGATAAATCAGATGAAATTAAGAATAAATTTACTGATGCAATAAATATTATTCAAATTAGCGATAATTCAAAGATGCTTATCAGAGCGATGTTGCTAGGAGATACATCATTAATATCAAAAGATACCCGTAACTCCTATTCTTCATCAGGTTTATCTCATATTCTTGCAGTAAGTGGTTTGCATATCGGTATTATTGCATTTATTCTATACTTATTACTATATCCTTTTAAATGGATTAAACTCTCTTATGTACGACCTTTAGTTACTCTTCTGACATTATGGGGATATACTTATATTATTGGATTTCCTCCATCTGCAGTAAGAGCAACAATAATGGCTTCGTTTGTTCTTTTAGGTGAGATTATAAATAGAAAAGGGACAACTGTTAATTCATTGTTCGCCGCAGCACTGTTTATGCTCGTATATAATCCCAATAATCTTTTTAATATGGGATTTCAACTTAGTTTTATTGCTGTATTTTCAATATTCTATATATATCCATTCATATACAGATTGTTGCCCAATAATAATAAATTCACATCATATATTGCCTCAATAGTTGCAGTAACAGTGGCAGCACAAATAGGTACACTACCTTTATCAATATACTATTTTAACCAGTTACCTCTGATTGGCATAATTTCAAATTTGTTTGTAATTCCATTTTTACCTTTTATTCTTGGTGTTTCAATATTGGCTCTTATCATCAACATTTCATTTCTAAATAAAATAGTTGATATTTCGTTCTCATATATTGATTTTATTGCAAACTTTACAAATTCAATACCATACTCTTCAATTAACAATATACATATTGAGGGGTATTACTTAGTATTATTATATATAATAATTTTTGGAGGAATATGGGCTTTAAAAGATAAAAGTAGCAAGATGGTTGTTATGCTACTTTTATTTATTTCAATTTATTGTTTAATTGAAATTTTTATAATTGATGATTCAAAAAAGTGTAAGACTGCAATATATGATGATAATGAAATTACAGCAATTAATTTTATTGATGATAAATATAACTATATACTAACCATTGATACTACAAATGTTGCGAACAAAGTTGAATATATGGCGAAGAATTTATGGATTAGAGAAGCTGTGCCTGATGTTATATACAAACAAGATTCAATATTTGAAGACAACCTATATGTAACTCTTCCTTATATATCATATAAAGGAGATAAATATCTAATCCTAAATAGTGACTATTTTAAATACAATAAATTATCTGAAGGAAAAAGGCTATTTATTAATAAGGCTATAATTTGCGAAGGATTCTCTGGCTCACTACTCAGCCTAATGGATATTTTTGTATTTGAAGAGATTGTTATAGCATCAAATCTAAACCATTTCAAACGTAACTCAATAATAAAAGAGTGTAAAACTCTTAAAATCCCATACTACGATATTAAAGATAAAGGTGCTTATGTTCAATATGAATAA
- the rpe gene encoding ribulose-phosphate 3-epimerase: MMPIIAPSLLSADFGNLASSIDMVNKSEADWLHIDVMDGVFVPNISFGFPVLDYVKKLSTKPLDVHLMIVDPMKFVKEVKNSNAYLMNVHYEVSTHLHRSIQQIKEAGMKAAVTLNPHTPVSLLQDVVTDLDMILLMSVNPGFGGQKFIPNTVNKVAELKELILKKGSKAIIEVDGGINLETGKLVVDAGADALVAGNFVFKSENPIETIAALKNL, encoded by the coding sequence ATTATGCCTATTATAGCACCTTCTTTATTGTCGGCAGATTTCGGCAACCTAGCTTCTTCTATTGATATGGTAAATAAGAGTGAGGCAGATTGGTTACACATTGATGTTATGGATGGAGTTTTTGTACCCAACATATCATTCGGATTTCCAGTATTGGATTATGTTAAGAAACTATCAACAAAACCTCTTGATGTTCATTTGATGATAGTTGATCCAATGAAATTTGTTAAAGAGGTAAAAAATAGTAATGCCTATTTAATGAATGTTCATTACGAAGTATCAACTCATTTGCATCGTTCAATTCAACAAATTAAGGAGGCAGGTATGAAGGCTGCTGTTACATTAAATCCTCATACACCTGTTTCTCTTTTACAAGACGTTGTAACGGATTTGGATATGATTCTTTTAATGTCGGTTAATCCGGGTTTTGGAGGTCAAAAATTCATTCCAAATACTGTTAATAAAGTTGCAGAACTAAAAGAGCTCATTTTAAAGAAAGGTTCAAAGGCTATAATAGAAGTTGATGGAGGTATTAATTTAGAAACAGGTAAACTTGTAGTTGATGCTGGAGCGGATGCTCTTGTTGCAGGAAACTTTGTTTTCAAATCTGAGAATCCAATTGAGACTATTGCGGCACTAAAAAATCTCTAA
- a CDS encoding sigma-70 family RNA polymerase sigma factor produces the protein MKNLNLLTDEELVALYSKGDNGAFDVLLLRHKNRIYSYVFYIVKDRELTEDIFQETFVKVITTIKQGRYVESGKFSSWITRIAHNLIIDHYRQEKAENHIPNSDMTPDVFNRKELSEGNVEDSMISSQVRVDIRKLVAALPDQQKEVLVMRYYQNMSFKEIADATNVSINTALGRMRYAILNMRKMAEENKIELFF, from the coding sequence ATGAAAAATCTAAATTTGCTTACCGACGAGGAGTTGGTAGCATTATATTCGAAAGGAGACAATGGTGCTTTTGACGTACTTCTACTAAGACACAAAAATCGCATCTATTCTTACGTATTCTACATTGTTAAAGATAGAGAGTTAACAGAAGATATTTTTCAAGAGACTTTTGTTAAGGTTATCACAACCATTAAACAAGGAAGGTATGTTGAGTCAGGTAAATTCTCTTCATGGATTACCCGTATTGCTCATAATCTAATCATTGACCACTATCGTCAAGAGAAAGCAGAAAATCATATTCCTAATAGCGATATGACACCTGATGTATTCAACAGAAAAGAGTTGAGCGAAGGCAATGTTGAGGATTCTATGATTTCATCACAAGTACGAGTTGATATACGTAAACTTGTTGCGGCTCTACCCGACCAACAAAAAGAGGTATTAGTAATGCGTTACTACCAAAATATGAGTTTTAAAGAGATTGCAGATGCTACAAACGTTAGTATAAATACCGCTCTTGGTCGTATGCGTTATGCTATACTTAATATGAGAAAAATGGCGGAAGAGAACAAGATTGAGTTATTCTTTTAA
- a CDS encoding 1-deoxy-D-xylulose-5-phosphate reductoisomerase, with protein MKKQIAILGSTGSIGRQALEVIEAFPDMFEVHTLTANNSAELLIEQARKFMPDSVVIANEGLYDSVCNALSDLPIKVFAGSDAIAEAVEASPIDIVLTAMMGYSGLLPTIKAIKAGKKIALANKETLVVAGELITKLAIENRVEIIPVDSEHSAIFQCLTGEEFNNIDKIILTASGGPFLRHTPEQLALVTKRDALKHPNWVMGAKITIDSASMMNKGFEMIEAKWLFGVTPQQVEVVVHPQSIIHSMVQFDDGAVKAQLGVPDMKLPIAYAFTFPKRLDFGGKKLTLNDYASMTFETPDTERFPMLKYAYETIDAGGNMPCILNAANEVAVAAFLEDKIKFIDIPRLAYSAMEKCSFIKSPVYEDYVECDKLTRIYTNELIDKL; from the coding sequence ATGAAGAAACAAATAGCAATATTAGGCTCAACAGGATCAATAGGGAGACAGGCTCTTGAAGTTATAGAGGCTTTTCCTGATATGTTTGAAGTTCATACATTAACGGCTAATAATAGTGCTGAGTTATTGATTGAACAGGCTCGAAAATTTATGCCCGATTCTGTTGTTATTGCAAATGAGGGGTTATATGACAGTGTTTGTAATGCTTTAAGCGATTTGCCAATTAAAGTTTTTGCAGGAAGTGATGCTATTGCAGAAGCCGTAGAGGCATCTCCTATTGATATTGTTTTAACTGCGATGATGGGATATTCAGGATTATTACCCACCATTAAAGCAATAAAAGCAGGAAAGAAAATAGCTCTGGCTAATAAAGAGACTCTTGTTGTTGCAGGTGAATTAATTACCAAACTTGCAATAGAGAACAGAGTTGAAATTATTCCAGTTGATTCAGAACATTCTGCAATTTTCCAATGTTTAACCGGCGAAGAGTTTAATAATATTGATAAGATTATTTTAACTGCTTCAGGTGGTCCTTTCCTAAGACATACTCCCGAACAATTGGCTTTAGTAACAAAGAGAGATGCTCTTAAACATCCTAATTGGGTCATGGGTGCAAAAATCACCATTGACTCCGCATCAATGATGAATAAGGGATTTGAAATGATTGAGGCCAAATGGTTATTTGGAGTTACACCTCAACAAGTAGAGGTTGTTGTTCATCCTCAATCCATAATCCACTCTATGGTGCAATTTGATGATGGTGCAGTTAAAGCACAATTGGGTGTCCCTGATATGAAACTCCCTATTGCCTACGCTTTTACATTCCCTAAAAGGTTAGATTTTGGAGGCAAAAAACTAACTCTTAACGATTATGCATCGATGACTTTTGAGACTCCAGATACAGAGCGTTTTCCTATGCTAAAATACGCATACGAAACAATAGATGCAGGAGGCAATATGCCATGTATATTAAATGCTGCTAACGAGGTTGCTGTTGCTGCATTCTTAGAAGATAAAATAAAATTTATTGATATTCCACGTCTTGCATACTCGGCAATGGAGAAATGCAGTTTTATTAAATCTCCTGTTTATGAAGATTATGTGGAGTGTGATAAATTAACCAGAATATACACTAACGAATTAATAGATAAATTATAA
- a CDS encoding 2-isopropylmalate synthase translates to MDTTLRDGEQTSGVSFGAFEKLSIARLLLKEIKVNRVEIASARVSVGEMEAVKQVCAWAEKNKKIQAIEVLGFIDNGVSIRWIKEAGGKIVNLLSKGSLRHCKYQLKKCPEDHINDIKREIEIATNEGIGVNLYLEDWSNGMKDSPEYVYNLIDALCSCNIKRFMLPDTLGVLNPDSTYKYCKDIIDRYPNLHFDFHAHNDYDLAVANCYAAIRAGVKGIHCTVNGLGERAGNAALSSVLAVTHDQLGIKTSINEAKINHVSRVVETYSGIRIPANKPVIGDNVFTQCAGVHADGDNKNNLYYNDLLPERFGRMREYALGKTSGKANIRKNLEAMGIELDEESMRKVTERIIELGDKKEIISQEDLPYIISDTLKSSTQKDKIVLLNYTLAVANGLRPGAVLKLEINGEIYEAGATGDGQYDAFVKGIQWIYKTKLHRAFPQLLDYAVNIPPGGKTDALVQTTITWDYKGKVFKTHGLDLDQMAAAIQATMKMLNHIEEMN, encoded by the coding sequence ATGGATACAACCTTACGCGACGGAGAACAAACTTCGGGCGTATCGTTTGGTGCATTTGAAAAGTTGAGTATTGCTCGTTTACTTCTAAAAGAGATAAAAGTCAATAGAGTTGAAATTGCATCGGCAAGAGTATCTGTCGGAGAGATGGAAGCCGTTAAGCAAGTATGTGCATGGGCAGAAAAAAACAAAAAAATTCAAGCAATTGAAGTTTTAGGTTTTATTGACAATGGTGTCTCTATAAGATGGATTAAAGAGGCAGGAGGTAAGATTGTAAATCTTCTAAGTAAAGGTTCGTTGCGTCATTGTAAATATCAATTAAAAAAGTGTCCAGAGGACCATATAAATGATATAAAACGCGAAATTGAAATTGCAACAAATGAAGGTATAGGCGTTAATCTTTATTTAGAGGATTGGTCGAATGGCATGAAAGATTCTCCTGAGTATGTTTATAATCTTATCGACGCTCTATGTTCTTGCAATATTAAAAGGTTTATGCTCCCTGATACATTAGGGGTGCTTAATCCTGATTCAACATATAAGTATTGCAAAGATATTATTGATAGATACCCAAATTTACATTTTGATTTCCATGCTCATAATGACTATGATTTGGCAGTGGCTAATTGTTATGCGGCAATAAGAGCAGGGGTAAAAGGTATTCATTGTACAGTTAATGGTTTGGGAGAGAGAGCAGGTAATGCCGCTTTATCAAGTGTACTGGCTGTTACTCATGACCAATTAGGGATAAAAACCTCAATTAATGAAGCAAAGATAAATCATGTTAGTCGTGTAGTTGAAACCTATTCAGGTATTAGAATTCCGGCAAACAAACCTGTAATTGGCGATAATGTTTTTACTCAATGTGCTGGTGTTCATGCTGACGGTGACAACAAAAACAATTTATACTACAACGACCTTTTACCAGAACGTTTTGGAAGAATGAGAGAATATGCTTTAGGCAAAACATCTGGCAAAGCTAATATTCGCAAGAATCTTGAAGCAATGGGTATTGAGTTAGATGAAGAGTCGATGCGAAAGGTTACTGAACGTATTATTGAGTTAGGCGATAAAAAAGAGATAATTTCGCAAGAAGATTTACCTTATATCATTTCTGATACTCTAAAAAGTAGTACTCAAAAAGATAAAATTGTACTTCTAAATTATACTCTTGCTGTTGCCAATGGATTACGTCCTGGTGCTGTTTTAAAGTTAGAGATTAACGGAGAAATTTATGAGGCTGGAGCAACAGGTGATGGTCAATATGATGCTTTTGTAAAAGGGATACAATGGATATATAAAACTAAATTACATAGAGCATTTCCTCAACTGTTGGATTATGCTGTAAATATTCCTCCAGGAGGTAAAACTGACGCATTGGTTCAAACTACCATCACTTGGGACTACAAAGGAAAAGTTTTTAAGACACATGGTCTTGATTTAGATCAGATGGCTGCAGCAATTCAGGCAACCATGAAGATGCTAAATCATATTGAAGAGATGAATTAA
- the leuD gene encoding 3-isopropylmalate dehydratase small subunit, with the protein MREKFEKLTSTCIPLPIENVDTDQIIPARFLKATTREGFGDNLFRDWRYDKEGNKIDSFVLNNPTYSGSILIAGKNFGSGSSREHAAWAVAGYGFRAVVSSFFADIFKNNALNNCVLPVVVSEKFLQEIFSSIEENHSNTVTIDLPNQTITNNATGCSEKFEINPYKKDCLLNGFDDIDYLLSKKEDIEAWENKR; encoded by the coding sequence ATGAGAGAAAAATTTGAAAAATTAACATCAACATGTATCCCTCTCCCTATTGAGAATGTGGATACAGATCAAATAATACCTGCACGTTTCTTAAAAGCAACAACTCGTGAAGGCTTTGGTGATAATCTTTTTCGTGACTGGAGATACGACAAAGAGGGGAATAAGATAGATAGTTTTGTCTTGAATAATCCGACTTACTCTGGATCTATCTTGATAGCTGGTAAAAACTTTGGTAGCGGATCAAGTAGAGAACACGCAGCTTGGGCTGTAGCTGGTTATGGATTTAGAGCCGTTGTATCAAGTTTCTTTGCTGACATTTTTAAAAATAATGCTTTAAATAACTGTGTTTTGCCTGTTGTAGTATCAGAGAAATTCCTACAAGAGATTTTTTCTTCAATTGAAGAAAATCATTCTAATACGGTTACTATTGATTTACCAAATCAAACTATCACAAATAACGCAACAGGATGCTCAGAGAAATTTGAAATCAATCCTTATAAGAAAGATTGCCTACTTAATGGGTTTGATGATATTGATTATCTATTGAGTAAAAAAGAGGATATAGAGGCTTGGGAAAATAAGAGATAA
- the leuC gene encoding 3-isopropylmalate dehydratase large subunit — MEKKTLFDKIWDAHVVSKIEGGPNQLYIDRHYLHEVTSPQAFAGLRERNLSVFRPDRTTCSPDHNIPTMNQDKPISDPISRNQVDTLMKNAKDFGLTVYGLLNPKNGIIHVIGPENGYTQPGMTIVCGDSHTSTHGAMGAVAFGIGTSEVEMVLASQCVLQPKPMKMRISVEGKLGKCVTAKDVALYIISKMTTGGATGYFVEFAGSAIRSLSMEGRMTLCNMSIEMGARGGMIAPDEVTFEYLKGREFAPKGEAWDKAVEEWKKLPTDEGAVFDKEVCFDAADIAPMITYGTNPGMGMAIDANIPTIDQIDDAGQISFEKSLSYMNFKPGEKLLGKEIDYVFLGSCTNGRIEDFRTFANIVKGHKKAENVTAWLVPGSWNVEKAIREEGIDKILEEAGFELRQPGCSACLAMNDDKIPAGKYSVSTSNRNFEGRQGPGARTMLVSPIVAAVAAITGKITDPRDFV, encoded by the coding sequence ATGGAGAAGAAAACTTTATTTGATAAGATTTGGGACGCACATGTGGTGTCGAAGATTGAAGGAGGTCCCAATCAATTATATATAGACAGACACTATTTACATGAGGTAACAAGTCCTCAAGCATTTGCAGGATTAAGAGAGAGAAATCTTTCTGTGTTTCGTCCCGATAGAACTACGTGTTCTCCAGACCATAATATCCCAACAATGAATCAAGACAAACCTATTTCAGATCCAATATCTCGTAATCAGGTTGATACTTTGATGAAGAATGCGAAGGATTTTGGTTTGACTGTTTATGGATTATTAAATCCTAAGAACGGAATTATTCACGTTATTGGGCCAGAAAACGGATACACACAACCTGGTATGACAATAGTTTGTGGAGATAGCCATACATCAACTCATGGTGCTATGGGTGCAGTTGCATTTGGTATTGGTACAAGTGAAGTAGAAATGGTTCTTGCCTCTCAATGTGTATTACAACCAAAGCCAATGAAAATGCGTATCAGCGTTGAAGGAAAACTTGGCAAATGTGTTACCGCCAAAGATGTTGCATTATATATTATATCTAAAATGACAACTGGCGGAGCAACCGGATATTTTGTAGAGTTTGCAGGAAGTGCTATTCGCTCTCTTTCAATGGAGGGACGTATGACACTCTGTAATATGAGTATCGAAATGGGCGCTCGTGGTGGTATGATTGCACCAGATGAAGTTACATTTGAGTATCTTAAAGGCAGAGAGTTTGCTCCTAAAGGTGAAGCATGGGATAAGGCAGTTGAAGAGTGGAAAAAACTTCCAACTGATGAAGGTGCTGTATTTGACAAAGAGGTATGCTTTGATGCAGCAGATATTGCTCCAATGATTACATACGGAACCAACCCTGGAATGGGTATGGCTATTGATGCAAATATTCCTACTATTGACCAAATTGATGATGCAGGACAAATATCATTTGAGAAATCTCTTTCTTATATGAATTTTAAACCCGGCGAAAAGTTGCTTGGAAAAGAGATTGACTATGTATTCTTAGGAAGTTGCACAAATGGTCGTATTGAAGATTTTAGAACATTTGCAAATATAGTAAAAGGTCATAAAAAGGCTGAGAATGTAACTGCATGGTTAGTGCCTGGTTCATGGAATGTTGAGAAAGCAATTCGAGAAGAAGGTATTGATAAGATACTTGAAGAGGCTGGATTTGAACTTCGTCAACCGGGATGTTCTGCATGTTTGGCAATGAATGATGATAAAATTCCAGCCGGGAAATATTCAGTTTCAACATCTAATAGAAATTTTGAAGGAAGACAAGGACCCGGAGCAAGAACCATGCTTGTTAGCCCAATTGTAGCAGCAGTGGCAGCAATAACCGGAAAAATAACCGATCCTCGTGATTTTGTTTAA
- a CDS encoding nucleotidyltransferase: MKPTLFVLAAGMGSRYGSLKQLDGLGPSGETIMDYSIFDAIRGGFGKVVFVIRHSFAEEFMEKVVKKYAQVIPTEVVYQELDYLPEGFSVPEGREKPWGTNHAVMMGKDVIKEPFAVINADDFYGRESFAVIADWLSKQEGENKYCMVGYRVGNTLSESGTVSRGICETNEASELTSVVERTKIGYYNGGIAFNEGDEWTMLDPNVPVSMNMWGFTPDYFKYSDEIFVDFLKENMSNLKSEFFIPLIVNDLIQTKRASVKVLDTPSKWFGVTYAQDRPDVVAKIQALVDAGEYPSPLFK; the protein is encoded by the coding sequence ATGAAACCAACATTATTTGTATTAGCAGCAGGTATGGGAAGCCGTTATGGCTCTCTCAAACAATTAGATGGTCTTGGACCAAGTGGAGAAACAATTATGGACTATTCTATTTTTGACGCAATACGCGGAGGATTTGGAAAAGTTGTTTTTGTAATTCGCCATTCATTTGCAGAGGAATTTATGGAGAAAGTAGTAAAAAAATATGCTCAAGTAATTCCAACGGAAGTAGTTTACCAAGAGTTAGATTATCTTCCAGAAGGATTTTCTGTACCAGAAGGACGCGAAAAACCTTGGGGAACAAACCATGCTGTAATGATGGGTAAAGATGTTATTAAAGAACCTTTTGCCGTAATTAATGCTGATGATTTCTACGGACGTGAAAGTTTTGCAGTAATTGCAGATTGGTTGTCAAAACAAGAGGGTGAGAATAAATACTGTATGGTAGGATATCGTGTAGGCAACACTTTGTCCGAGAGTGGTACTGTATCTCGTGGAATTTGTGAAACAAATGAGGCATCAGAACTTACTTCAGTTGTAGAGAGAACTAAAATCGGATATTACAATGGAGGTATTGCATTCAATGAAGGAGACGAGTGGACAATGCTTGATCCTAATGTTCCCGTATCAATGAATATGTGGGGATTTACTCCTGATTACTTTAAATATTCAGATGAGATTTTTGTTGATTTCTTAAAAGAGAATATGTCAAACTTAAAATCTGAATTCTTTATTCCATTAATTGTAAACGATCTAATTCAAACTAAACGTGCGTCAGTTAAAGTTCTTGATACACCTTCTAAATGGTTTGGTGTAACATACGCACAAGATCGTCCTGATGTAGTTGCTAAGATTCAAGCATTAGTTGATGCAGGAGAGTATCCATCACCTCTTTTCAAATAA